Part of the Etheostoma cragini isolate CJK2018 chromosome 8, CSU_Ecrag_1.0, whole genome shotgun sequence genome, TGCCTGGATTGACAGCAGCACTGTGCGAATCTGCAGAGCTGGTGACCATTTATCTGACCAAATGAAGAACAGAGGAGCTCAATAAGACTAAAATtgagacagagaaaagcagaggaACAATAGAGTGTTTTAAGCTGCAGGGGCTATGAAGAGACAGTGCTGACATGCAGTAGTAGTGGCACAAAGCTCCAGTTAGGGGCCACAAGTGTAACATAAGCGGCCTTTGATCTTTTGAGCAAGATGAAATTTGCAAATCCCTCAATTCATTCACAGGCCAAACATTAGAGGACAGAATACAAACAGGCTTTCCTACAGTAACAGGCCTGACTCAACagaccaaaaacagaacaaGGGAAAAGACATTTTCTGTCAGTTGAAAACATGTCCTTTAAGGTAAAGCACCATCTATCTTCCACATAGATGGCCAAGCACAAACTGTGACATTACAGAGAATTGACTTACCTTTCAAAATGTCTAGACATATTCTCCCCAACTTGTCTACATTGGGATGATATATTTTGGTCATGAAGCGCACTTTCGGAGCAGCCATGGGATATTCCTCTGGTAAAAAGAGCTCGAGTTTAAATGTACCCCCCTCAAAAGGTGAGTCCTGAGGTCCACAAATGAGCACATGAAAGTAGCGGGCGTTGCCTTCATCTGGCTCTGCCTCGATGCCTGGGACAGGCTCTGCAATCAAACGTTGAGTTTCCTGgtacagaaaaagacagagagaaaaaaaaaaagagagaaaaacgtTATGATGGTGCCACTTTATTTCAAGTCATTGCCACAAAGTGCTTTCACTTTGCACTGCAAAATGCACTGTCACTACCCTAATAAGGTTTTTCAGgcggagatgtgtgtttaaggaGGAATGCTTTTAAACTCTATATTTCTGTAGGGATGCAACGTCTAGTGTTCAGGTAGTGAAGGGGTACTCAGACATGATTGCACAAGgtgataaaactaaaaaaatattttaatttttaaagaaggTGCAGCATAGAGCATATGTCAAACCACACATGCAAACCAAATAAAGCTGGGATTTATAGAGATCTAGGCTACACTTGTATCAAGCATTACAGTTTAACTAACTGGAAACAACACACCATTGACTCTAAACAATATATGCATGTCATATTAAGGGAAACATCCTATAAGAATGTTTAATAATAGTAAAACTTGTTATTAATtcaacattattcattcaaaagatatataaaaagCCATTGCCCACACCTGAGAGCTGTCAAAAAGTTGTGCCACTATTGAATCTTTTCACAACAGAGATGTTAGGCAGGAGGTGGACTGTAGTCTGCTTAGCTTTTATTCTTTAACACAGAAGGCAGGGGGGTTGTGACTGCAGTGGCGGCTCAATGCTGAAGACTCTCTGTGCACTATGTAACTGTCTTTTAGAGGTGACACTGACTCAGCCACCGCACCACAGGAGACCATTACTTTCATACCCATCAGCCACTGCAGCAAGGCTTCTCCCAACTTATAGTAACAGCCAAGTGAcctacagaaacacattttcgCTGTTAAAGAAGAACTTCTCTTGTGGTATACACGAGGCAGCATGAGAGTGCCGCACCTGATAAGGTCTTGAACAAGAAAAGTTGCTAGTATGCACATGCAGGTCGGCAATATAAATGATGAACTGCCGTGTTCTCTACTCTTCTTCACTTTACAGTCACCATTCTCCAAAGTGTAGTGCTGATAATAATCCTGGTCTATGATGGCCTTTATTTTCCCAATCTAAAAACCAAGTATGTACTTGTGCCTGTTTGAAATGCATCCTTGTGCAATAGATGCATCATTCATCCCAACAGAACAATAAATAACTGACATAATTatggattaaaaagaaaaaaaatagcatcAAAGAATGTTTGCCAACCGCCGGCACTCTTGTGCTGGGCGTTCTTTTCCTGAATACAACTGAGAGTGAGATTCCTGAAATGTTTCAGATAACCCATAGACAAAACCATGCAGTGAAAACACAGACGGGAGAGGGGCACCCGGTCCCAGTCACACGCTCTGAGGGCTCAAGGGCTCGGTCAGCTGAGTATTGTTCCCAGCCCTTCCACCTTTTCCCACCAGCACTAGTCCCCAGTCTGCTTACTAGGGGTGCAAGATATATTGACCCAATGTAATTAGCGCAATATCACGTTACGCATTATTATATCCAGGGGTCCGAGACATATCGACTCAATATCGCTGTTGCAATATATCGCAAGTGTCGTAATAAGAATGCTatatcatgtttattttgtagaGCGCTGCGTCCCGTCCCATGGCTGTGTGGCTTAGTTATGTTTGATTTAGACTTCGCTTAAAACACTAGAAATCATGTTTCATTGGTCAGTTACCGTGCCACTTGTACATGTTAGTGCACATCAGAACATGGGTCCACTACGTGAAAAACCCTTTGGAGCGTaccatgtgagtgtgtgtgtgcatatttcaacagagtgacTGTGTAAGTGAAGAAACAGATAGAGAAAACTAAATGAATCGAAGAGAAGGAAAAGTtgtcctcttctcttttttttattaatttttgtactgtccaaccagtaaaacatgtcctgttctgtagacatggtctttttttatttatttattcatgttgtaccagtccaatatgacagTCAGCTGAAATAATACTTGTGTTATGAGAAAACTTGTTCAATTTGTTATAAAtctatttttatgtgtttttccgtaacttttgtaatttcacgtttaaaaatattgaaattaatatGGATATCGCAATATCCATGatcaatatcacattttgtcaattaTGTGCAACCCTACTTGTTACTCACCCACCTGTGCAATCTTCCATTAGACAACTGTTTTGACATATGTTGCAATTATGATATGATTGTGATATTAGAGGGTATGATAATTATTCTCATCTTTATTGAAAACTGTTAGAACTAGTAGGCACATTGCATGATTTTTGTCAGGATCTGTATCAAACAAAGAAGTTTTTCTTAAGTTTGTTGAATATGAGAATATGTGTAGGCCaagacatctctgcagcacaacaatatttaatttaaaatgttattttggcACACATTTTACAGCAGTTAATCGCAGTAGGCCATTATGTGATTTCCATACCATTTTGATTCATTGTGTAGTCCTATCTTAGACACCTTCATGTTCCAATAATGCTCTCTCTATAAACTCAACACAGGCTAAGCACTAATCCTTTACCAATCATAAGATGTAATTTCATAGAATATGCACAAAAGCAATGACTTATTTGTAGATCCACAGACTTACAGCAAGGGCACTTCAACGGTTCcccaaagaaaaaggaaagcgTAAGTGGCATCTGAAAGGCTTGTCTACATTTAGCATCTACACAGGCTTGTGTATCTAAAGAAATATTACTAAATTAAGAATCAGCTACATAGTGGGTTTACAAATAGAAGACTGtcaatgtttgtgtttcataaggttaaaaatgacatatttgGGGACTTGTGGCTGGTGGTCAGACAGTGGAAGCAGTATCAACCATTACCAGATCAACAAATCACCCTGgtaccttgttttttttacattttataggccaaatgattaataattttattcatattaatgcataataaaaacatgacgtgcaACCCTAACTGACCACTTCTGAACACATAAGATAAACACGGACAAGCAGTTTGCCAAGTAATCTGAGCTCCTCTCAAATCCTTTGTGtccattaaaatgtcataatatcGTAAAGGTAAAATGCAACTACTTTTTTGACCTTACTTGTGAACACACATTTTTGCTGAATACAATGACTGTCGTAACATTAGCCAGTTCCGGTGCTGAATTTATGAGTTTGCATTTAGGAAGTGCAGGAAATAGAAGGCAGTTGTCAAGCGACACTACTGTATGATATTGATTAAGGCTGCGGATGTAGCTAACTAATTAGCATCTTTAAATATCTGCTGAGCAAACATCTCACTTGTGGTTAGATTGCGCAAATCACTTTCTGATGCTACCCAATTGAGTCAGTGAGAGGTCTGCAGTGGAAGTTATTTCTGACCACAGGCACAAACTGTTCACAAATATCACTTTGTTAGGTTAGCACATGTACGACTATGATATGGtaacgtagctagctagctaacaactAACGTTTAACTCCTAGTTGGTTAATGGCACACTTAAGAACTTCACTAGCTAGGTAACTTAGCTAAATGAAAAGGCGAAATGGTACAGAAGAAACTACTACAAAAGGAAAACATCCAATATTTGCTAAATACATGTATGCTTAGCTAAATGAAAATTAGAGGCAAATACAGAGAGTATCACGCTACCGGGTTAGCTTTAGCTTGttcctgttttagtttttttaatacagtcCAAACACAAATTAAGCTAACAAACTAGTCAGCATAGTTAGCCAGGTCAACACTTTGTTGAGTAGCAACTGGAGAACATTTGTCcttgtaaaatatatttagaaaagATCAGCCCGTCACACAGTACATTAATCTGCCATTTTCACGAAGGGTTGATGTATTTTTAACCCACCGTGTCGCGGTGTATCTGAAACGGAAGTTAATTTAGCAAACTAGCGCTAGCGAGCtggctgctaacgttagcgcacaGAACTGGTAACTGAGCAGAGCACTGGGACTTTAGGCTGTTTAGGTACAAGTTTGGCCATGATATAAAAGTGACATATGCTGCTCCTTAAAGTGAGAAATAATTACCTTAAGGATCCTACGGGGCAGTCCTGCCATCTTGTCTTAAATGCGGGGTTTCAGCTGTGCCTCCTCTCTGTCGTTGGCATTGACAGCAAACACACGTCTTCCGGGTTCTCTGCGTCACAGCAGTGGATGGACAGGAGGACTTACTGGCACTCAAATCcaattgaaaatgtttccttGAGTTCTGTAAAACCTACTGAGAGTCCATAGACTGTCCACACCACGAGTGGAGAGCAAAACTCAGACAATTTCCCatcttaatttaaatttaagaagaaacaatcaatcaaacaaatttataaaaataatttcgaacatacaaaaaaaaataggactAGGTTAGGCAAAGATAATGAAAGATATTTTGagcaatgaaaaacagaaagccAATCAAAAAACTAGACTGCTATCACTTCGTGGGCAGAGAATTTCAGACTAATTCAATCCCTtctgggaaaaaacaacactacaGTAGAACTGGCAGGAAAATATGTTACTGCATGCCACAAAGCAAtgcatatttttgctttgtcaGCATGTTTATAGCATAACATCATGTCATTACTggcaataaataaacacaaattgtAGCTATGTACCTATAGCTAACTTTATCAATATAAAGGATAAAAATATACCAACATATACATTAGATTGTGCTCAATAGCCCTGCAAATCCTTATGGTAAGCACAAATTGAATATTCACTTTCACCATTTTAACTGGAAATCAATTTGGtcttttaataaatacattttgtcacagagtcagagaaatgtattttcagaGAAAGTCTGAGAAAGTCCAAGAAATATATTTACCTAACCaacacatttctaaaaataatGTCACTTCTGAATTCTCTGGATTTTGTGATATATTGGCAGagaaataattcatttattataAATTTAGTTCTGTGAAATGTTTCTCAACTGATGTGGAACATGCATTTGAAATGCTTTCTGTGGGATAAAGATTCGGCAATGctgaaaacagtttttatgaaaacaacaaaatggacagaagtcatgtgtttatttttcatgttcttAATTTTAATAGAAAAGTGTTAtctgaaaaaaagttaattttcttcttttctcgtTTAACCTTCATGATTTAACACCAAATGAACCAAATAAAGCACAACATCAGACTGTAACctgaaattataataataataccacaCTTTTCCACACAGATACTTGAAGAATTGGAAAATGggagtattttattttcacactgtcacattgctaaaaaaaatacacctgAGACACAGAACTCTAAAATTATCTTTGCTACTGACATTAATACGGCCGTGCATTATTTGGCAATTTCTTCTGTGGAAGCAAGAGTTTCACTTAAGTTGAAAAGTCAAACTCTGTGTCCCACAGCTgctctatctgtctgtgtccaagacaaaacaaagcatgAAATAGACCTAACATTTCCAGGGGCCAATAAGGCTGTACGGTACAGctgcattttcactttttttgcactGCAGGCTGAATGGGAGCTATAGATTGGAGGGGACATGGAGCTCCTCCTCCTGACATGTCTGTGTGGACAGATGCTTTGTCCCTTTGTGTGTCAGTCCTGTTACATGGGCATTGTCTTAGTTGTGTAGCAAACTCAGAGGAACTTTATTTACAAAGCTGTCTAAGAAGACGAAGTTCAGCATGCATTTTCTGTCCCAACACAACCCAACAGGTGGGTTTGGTTACTTATTTTGAGTGTGACATCTGTGTGTAGAAGAGGTTGATGTATGCATCATATGTTATTCTACTGGTCTCCGGACACTTTTGTGTTGATTATCTGCTCTAGTTTGTTATAGTCAcgctttatttgacatttttgctacACAAACAAGGATTCTTTTCACTAACAATACATCATGTTACACTGTAGAttgttttgaaatgtcacaATGTTATTGTTAAAAGTTGAAATCAATCTGAAGGTGAGACTCCTATAAATCTATTATTTTGCCAGGTCACTCATTTCctaacagtaacattttcatCACAGTTTACGGCAAAATTTCTATCATTAGGGTTTTCTAAAATGTGTATATGACAGATGACAGAGGTAACAGCCAGGTCTTAATTCTGAGCCCATGATTACTACTCATGTTTATTACCTTACCTTAGGTGCAAGGTTTCCACTCATTCATAATCAGACAAATCTGATCTTGtgggattttaaattgtttaaattaatcTACTTCTGTACCTGTCTGCAAACATTATAAActattatagtaataataatttttgaTAATCTGAATCTGCCATGCTCTTCAATGTATGTAAAGGTAAAACGGAAGG contains:
- the ube2na gene encoding ubiquitin-conjugating enzyme E2Na, coding for MAGLPRRILKETQRLIAEPVPGIEAEPDEGNARYFHVLICGPQDSPFEGGTFKLELFLPEEYPMAAPKVRFMTKIYHPNVDKLGRICLDILKDKWSPALQIRTVLLSIQALLSAPNPDDPLANDVAEKWKSNEVEAIETARSWTRLYAGSRNEV